One window of the Streptomyces asoensis genome contains the following:
- a CDS encoding acyl-CoA synthetase, whose product MEYNLADLFESVVDVAADREALVYVDHPGTGAERRLTYAELDAAANRVGHHLLDSGIRPGEHLGLHLYNGVEYLQTVLGCLKARIVPVNVNYRYVEEELVYLYRDADLVALVFDAEFTDRVAAALPQTPALRHLIRVGPPGEGITSFTDAEASGSPARGFPDRSGDDQFIIYTGGTTGLPKGVMWRQEDLFFSGLGGGSPTGEPVKKPEEIAERVAAGGTGITFFPTPPLMHGTSTLTAFIGFNFGQRVVIHRKFVPEEVLRTIEKEKVTSISLVGDAMLRPLIDALEGPLRGTDCSSVFSVSSSGAIMSDTVRRQFRALMPNAMLLNNFGSSESGFNGTATEDSGPERGFRVRVNSRTQVVDPATHEPVAAGEVGRVAQRGHVPLGYYNDPAKTAETFFRKDGERWVLLGDMATVDEEGVVVVLGRGSQCINTGGEKVYPEEVEQALKSHPDVYDALVAGVPDPTWGNHVAAVVQVRSGAARPSLDDIQRHCRSRLAGYKIPRQLVVAESIRRSPSGKADYRWAREVAVAEDR is encoded by the coding sequence GTGGAGTACAACCTTGCCGACCTGTTCGAGTCGGTCGTCGACGTGGCGGCGGACCGTGAGGCGCTCGTGTACGTCGACCACCCCGGCACGGGCGCGGAACGCCGTCTGACGTACGCGGAGCTGGACGCGGCGGCCAACCGCGTCGGCCACCACCTCCTCGACAGCGGGATCCGCCCCGGCGAGCACCTCGGCCTGCATCTGTACAACGGCGTCGAGTACCTCCAGACGGTGCTCGGCTGCCTCAAGGCGCGGATCGTGCCGGTCAACGTCAACTACCGCTATGTGGAGGAGGAGTTGGTCTACCTCTACCGGGACGCGGATCTGGTGGCGCTCGTCTTCGACGCGGAGTTCACGGACCGGGTGGCGGCGGCGCTGCCGCAGACGCCGGCGCTGCGGCACCTGATCCGGGTGGGCCCGCCGGGCGAGGGCATCACCTCCTTCACGGACGCCGAGGCGAGCGGCTCCCCCGCGCGCGGGTTCCCGGACCGCTCGGGCGACGACCAGTTCATCATCTACACCGGCGGCACGACAGGCCTGCCCAAGGGGGTGATGTGGCGTCAGGAGGATCTGTTCTTCTCGGGGCTGGGCGGCGGCTCACCCACCGGTGAACCGGTGAAGAAGCCGGAGGAGATCGCCGAGCGGGTCGCGGCCGGCGGTACGGGGATCACCTTCTTCCCCACCCCGCCGCTGATGCACGGCACCTCCACCCTCACCGCCTTCATCGGCTTCAATTTCGGTCAACGCGTCGTGATCCACCGCAAGTTCGTGCCCGAGGAAGTACTGAGGACGATCGAGAAGGAGAAGGTCACCAGCATCTCCCTGGTGGGCGACGCGATGCTGCGGCCGTTGATCGACGCGCTCGAAGGCCCCCTGAGGGGCACGGACTGTTCGTCGGTGTTCAGCGTGTCCTCGTCCGGCGCGATCATGTCGGACACGGTCCGCCGCCAGTTCCGGGCGCTGATGCCGAACGCGATGCTGCTGAACAACTTCGGCTCCTCGGAGTCCGGGTTCAACGGCACGGCGACGGAGGACTCGGGGCCCGAGCGCGGCTTCCGGGTCCGCGTCAACTCCCGTACACAGGTGGTCGATCCCGCCACCCACGAGCCGGTCGCCGCGGGCGAGGTCGGGCGGGTCGCCCAGCGCGGTCATGTGCCGCTCGGCTACTACAACGACCCGGCGAAGACGGCCGAGACCTTCTTCCGCAAGGACGGCGAACGCTGGGTGCTGCTCGGCGACATGGCGACCGTCGACGAGGAGGGCGTGGTCGTGGTCCTCGGGCGCGGCTCGCAGTGCATCAACACCGGGGGCGAGAAGGTGTACCCCGAGGAGGTCGAACAGGCGCTGAAGTCTCATCCGGACGTGTACGACGCCCTGGTGGCCGGGGTGCCGGACCCGACGTGGGGCAACCATGTGGCGGCGGTCGTGCAGGTGCGCAGCGGCGCCGCGCGGCCCTCGCTGGACGACATCCAGCGTCATTGCCGCTCCCGGCTCGCCGGCTACAAGATCCCGCGTCAGCTGGTGGTCGCGGAGTCCATCCGCCGCTCGCCGAGCGGGAAGGCGGACTACCGGTGGGCGCGCGAGGTGGCGGTCGCCGAGGACCGCTGA
- a CDS encoding esterase/lipase family protein, producing MPDQPKLPIVYVRGFAGDTSGINNVVQDPFYGFNEGSTHVRVGPDDKPAFHQFESPLLRLHLDEGYRILVQGGQETYLDTHDEIPSDSIWIHRFYDASASTWSTSPRKFRLEDAAEDLLRLVRRLKEKSGAPRVHLVAHSMGGLVCRCLVQKILPELGEDPADHVDRFFTYGTPHGGIAFDVGFGLVERLMAATGISGADVFAPRRMYEYLTPDSLREDDGPPENWDPREIPEGGFPPHRVFCLVGTDPTDYDVAHGLSARAVGARSDGLVQIDNAQVPHAHRAFVHRSHSGRYGLVNSEEGYQNLQRFLFGDLRVQAELVGLRLPRESRGTSWQAEVRLAVRGLPSVMHEQLSAHWCPIQLPEPHGDGTAAEPVPLATTFLNSKAPRPPETPTLRYALHLRILSLRERDGILRFTDHLEQTADFADILVVDVGSAEPGPGVWAVWNSDLPGAIWEHRPTGTPCGDEDPRSGVWLAHIPLPATAAPILGEGASIRLTVTPWG from the coding sequence ATGCCCGACCAGCCGAAGCTCCCCATCGTGTACGTGAGGGGATTCGCGGGCGACACCTCGGGAATCAACAACGTCGTCCAGGACCCCTTCTACGGCTTCAACGAGGGATCGACGCATGTGCGCGTCGGACCGGACGACAAGCCGGCGTTCCACCAGTTCGAGAGCCCGTTGCTGCGGCTGCATCTCGACGAGGGGTACCGGATCCTGGTGCAGGGCGGCCAGGAGACGTACCTGGACACGCACGACGAGATCCCGTCCGACAGCATCTGGATCCACCGCTTCTACGACGCCTCGGCGAGCACCTGGAGCACGAGCCCCAGGAAGTTCCGCCTCGAGGACGCGGCCGAGGATCTGCTCCGCCTCGTCAGGAGGCTCAAGGAGAAGAGCGGCGCGCCGCGGGTCCACCTCGTGGCCCACTCCATGGGCGGCCTCGTCTGCCGCTGTCTGGTCCAGAAGATCCTCCCCGAGCTGGGTGAGGACCCGGCGGACCACGTGGACAGGTTCTTCACCTACGGCACCCCGCACGGAGGCATCGCCTTCGATGTCGGGTTCGGTCTCGTCGAGCGGCTGATGGCCGCCACCGGCATCAGTGGCGCCGACGTCTTCGCCCCCCGGCGCATGTACGAGTACCTCACGCCCGACTCCCTGCGGGAGGACGACGGCCCGCCGGAGAACTGGGACCCGCGGGAGATTCCCGAGGGCGGATTCCCGCCGCACCGGGTCTTCTGCCTGGTGGGCACGGATCCCACCGACTACGACGTCGCCCACGGCTTGTCCGCGCGTGCCGTCGGCGCCCGCAGCGACGGGCTGGTGCAGATCGACAACGCCCAGGTGCCCCACGCGCACCGGGCGTTCGTCCACCGCAGTCACAGCGGGCGCTACGGACTCGTCAACTCCGAGGAGGGCTACCAGAACCTCCAGCGCTTCCTCTTCGGCGACCTGCGGGTCCAGGCCGAACTGGTCGGCCTCCGGCTGCCCCGCGAGAGCCGCGGCACCAGCTGGCAGGCCGAGGTGCGGCTGGCCGTGCGCGGGCTGCCCAGCGTGATGCACGAACAGCTGTCCGCCCACTGGTGCCCGATCCAGCTGCCGGAGCCGCACGGCGACGGCACGGCCGCCGAGCCCGTCCCGCTGGCGACGACGTTCCTCAACAGCAAGGCGCCCCGGCCCCCGGAGACCCCCACGCTGCGCTACGCGCTGCACCTGCGGATCCTGTCCCTGCGGGAGCGGGACGGAATCCTGCGCTTCACCGACCACCTCGAACAGACCGCGGACTTCGCCGACATCCTCGTCGTCGACGTCGGCTCCGCCGAGCCGGGCCCTGGTGTCTGGGCCGTCTGGAACTCGGACCTCCCCGGCGCCATCTGGGAGCACCGGCCCACCGGCACGCCGTGCGGCGACGAAGACCCCCGCAGCGGCGTCTGGCTGGCCCACATCCCCCTCCCCGCGACGGCGGCGCCGATCCTGGGGGAGGGGGCCAGCATCCGGCTGACGGTCACGCCCTGGGGCTGA
- a CDS encoding alpha/beta fold hydrolase has product MPTFTAPDGTELAYHVRGEGEPLVVLPGGPMRASAYLGDLGGLAAHRRLVLLDLRGTGDSAVPADPATYRCDRQVDDVEALRVHLGHERIDVLAHSAGGSLALLYAARYPHRVSRLALITATPWALGRPATAEDRLTAARLRTDEPWFAAAYPAFEAWLAGGDDPDWEVVGAFFHGRWDAAARAHDAAADEQTNSEAEKAFLDPEAFDPPALRAALADLAAPVLVLAGEVDGGPRPELARLLADAFPNAEFAVQPGAGHYPWLDDPEWFAGRAAAFLAGTPVAGSVPPA; this is encoded by the coding sequence ATGCCGACCTTCACCGCCCCGGACGGGACCGAGCTCGCCTACCACGTACGGGGCGAGGGCGAGCCGCTCGTCGTACTGCCCGGCGGCCCCATGCGCGCCTCCGCCTACCTCGGCGACCTGGGCGGTCTCGCCGCCCACCGCCGCCTTGTCCTCCTCGACCTGCGCGGCACCGGCGACTCCGCCGTCCCGGCGGACCCGGCGACGTACCGCTGCGACCGGCAGGTGGACGACGTCGAGGCGCTGCGCGTCCATCTGGGACATGAGCGGATCGACGTGCTCGCCCACTCCGCGGGCGGCAGCCTCGCGCTGCTGTACGCGGCCAGGTACCCGCACCGGGTGTCGCGGCTCGCGCTGATCACCGCCACGCCGTGGGCCCTGGGTCGGCCGGCCACGGCCGAGGACCGGCTGACGGCGGCTCGGCTGCGCACGGACGAACCCTGGTTCGCAGCGGCGTACCCGGCGTTCGAGGCGTGGCTCGCGGGCGGGGACGATCCCGACTGGGAGGTCGTCGGCGCCTTCTTCCACGGCCGGTGGGACGCAGCCGCCCGCGCCCACGACGCCGCCGCGGACGAGCAGACCAACTCCGAGGCGGAGAAGGCGTTCCTGGACCCGGAGGCCTTCGACCCGCCCGCCCTGCGGGCCGCCCTCGCGGACCTGGCCGCCCCGGTACTGGTGCTCGCCGGAGAGGTGGACGGCGGGCCGCGCCCCGAACTCGCCCGGCTCCTCGCCGACGCCTTCCCGAACGCCGAGTTCGCCGTACAGCCAGGTGCCGGCCACTACCCGTGGCTGGACGACCCGGAGTGGTTCGCCGGACGCGCCGCCGCCTTCCTCGCCGGCACACCGGTCGCCGGTTCGGTGCCGCCCGCCTAA
- the paaK gene encoding phenylacetate--CoA ligase PaaK: protein MADARNLLDEGERLDADALRALQLERLRASLRHAYANVPFYRESFDKAGVHPDDCRGLGDLSRFPFTTKADLREHYPYGMFAVPRDRVRRIHASSGTTGRPTIVGYTEADLSLWADLVARSIRAAGGRPGDTVHVAYGYGLFTGGLGAHYGAERLGCTVIPASGGMTSRQVQLIQDLEPRIIMVTPSYMLTLLDEFERQGVDPRSTSLRVGVFGAEPWTERMRQEIEGRFAIDAVDIYGLSEVIGPGVAQECVETKDGLHIWEDHFYPEIVDPITGEVLPEGEEGELVFTSLTKEAMPVVRYRTRDLTRLLPGTARVFRRMRKVTGRSDDMVILRGVNLFPTQIEEIVLRTPGVAPHFQLRLTREGRLDALTVRAEARPDATPEDRDTAAHTIAAAVKDGIGVSVAVEIVDPESLERSVGKIRRIADLRES from the coding sequence ATGGCGGATGCGAGGAACCTGCTGGACGAGGGCGAGCGCCTCGACGCGGATGCCCTGCGCGCTCTGCAATTGGAGCGGCTGCGGGCCTCGCTGCGCCACGCGTACGCCAACGTGCCCTTCTACCGCGAGTCCTTCGACAAGGCGGGCGTCCACCCCGACGACTGCCGCGGCCTCGGCGACCTGTCCCGCTTCCCCTTCACCACCAAGGCCGACCTGCGCGAGCACTACCCGTACGGGATGTTCGCCGTCCCCCGGGACCGGGTCCGCCGCATCCACGCCTCCAGCGGCACCACCGGCCGCCCCACGATCGTCGGCTACACGGAGGCCGACCTGTCCCTGTGGGCGGACCTGGTGGCCCGTTCGATCCGCGCGGCGGGCGGCCGGCCCGGGGACACGGTCCATGTGGCCTACGGCTACGGCCTGTTCACCGGTGGCCTCGGCGCCCACTACGGCGCCGAACGCCTCGGCTGTACGGTGATCCCCGCGTCCGGCGGCATGACGTCCCGTCAGGTGCAGCTGATCCAGGACCTCGAGCCCCGGATCATCATGGTGACCCCCTCCTACATGCTCACGCTGCTCGACGAGTTCGAACGCCAGGGTGTCGACCCGCGCTCCACCTCACTGCGCGTGGGTGTGTTCGGCGCCGAGCCGTGGACGGAACGGATGCGTCAGGAGATCGAGGGCCGGTTCGCGATCGACGCCGTCGACATATACGGGCTGTCGGAGGTGATCGGCCCCGGGGTCGCGCAGGAGTGCGTGGAGACGAAGGACGGCCTGCACATCTGGGAGGACCACTTCTATCCCGAGATCGTCGACCCGATCACCGGCGAGGTCCTGCCGGAGGGCGAGGAGGGCGAGCTGGTCTTCACCTCGCTCACCAAGGAGGCGATGCCGGTCGTCCGTTACCGCACCCGGGACCTGACCCGGCTGCTGCCGGGCACGGCACGCGTCTTCCGGCGGATGCGGAAGGTGACCGGGCGCAGCGACGACATGGTCATCCTGCGCGGGGTGAACCTCTTCCCCACCCAGATCGAGGAGATCGTGCTGCGCACCCCGGGCGTGGCACCCCACTTCCAGCTCCGGCTGACCCGCGAGGGCCGCCTCGACGCCCTCACGGTCCGCGCGGAGGCCCGCCCCGACGCGACCCCCGAGGACCGCGACACGGCCGCGCACACCATCGCGGCGGCCGTGAAGGACGGGATCGGTGTTTCGGTCGCCGTCGAGATCGTCGACCCGGAGTCGCTGGAACGGTCGGTGGGCAAGATCAGACGGATCGCGGACCTGCGGGAGTCATGA
- a CDS encoding acyl-CoA synthetase: protein MTPGHGSTVDGVLRRSARRTPARVAVEYRDRTWTYEELDEAVSRAASVLLGEGLAPGDRVGAYGHNSDAYLIAFLACARAGLVHVPVNQNLTGEDLAYIVRQSGSALVLTDPDLAGRLPAGTRTLALRDADDSLLARLPATPAYDGPEPRSEDLVQLLYTSGTTALPKGAMMTHRALVHEYLSAITALDLSAGDRPAHSLPLYHSAQLHVFLLPYLAVGATNIVLDAPDGDLLFDLIEADRVDSLFAPPTVWIGLANRPDFGTRDLSGLRKAYYGASIMPVPVLERLRERLPKLGFYNCFGQSEIGPLATVLAPDEHKGRLDSCGRQVLFVDARVVDENGKDVPDGTAGEIVYRSPQLCEGYWDKPEETAAAFRDGWFHSGDLAVRDAHGYFTIVDRVKDVINSGGVLVASRQVEDALYTHDAVAEAAVIGLPDEKWIEVITAVVVPRGEVTEEELVAHARENLPHFKAPKRVLFVEELPRNASGKILKRELRERFAS, encoded by the coding sequence ATGACGCCCGGACATGGCAGCACGGTCGACGGGGTGCTGCGGCGCAGCGCCCGCCGCACCCCGGCACGCGTCGCGGTGGAGTACCGCGACCGCACCTGGACCTACGAGGAACTCGACGAGGCCGTCTCGCGCGCGGCGAGTGTCCTGCTCGGCGAGGGTCTCGCCCCCGGCGACCGGGTCGGCGCCTACGGCCACAACTCCGACGCCTACCTCATCGCGTTCCTCGCCTGCGCCCGCGCGGGCCTGGTGCACGTCCCCGTCAACCAGAACCTGACCGGCGAGGACCTGGCGTACATCGTCCGCCAGTCGGGCAGCGCGCTGGTCCTCACCGACCCGGACCTGGCCGGCCGGCTCCCCGCCGGCACCCGGACGCTGGCACTGCGGGACGCGGACGACTCACTCCTCGCCCGGCTGCCCGCGACTCCCGCGTACGACGGTCCCGAGCCGCGCTCCGAGGACCTGGTGCAGCTGCTCTACACCTCGGGCACCACGGCGCTGCCCAAGGGCGCGATGATGACCCACCGCGCCCTGGTGCACGAGTACCTGAGCGCGATCACCGCCCTCGACCTCAGCGCCGGCGACCGCCCCGCGCACTCGCTCCCGCTGTACCACTCGGCGCAGCTGCACGTGTTCCTGCTGCCGTACCTCGCGGTCGGCGCGACGAACATCGTCCTGGACGCGCCCGACGGCGACCTTCTCTTCGACCTGATCGAGGCGGACCGCGTCGACAGCCTCTTCGCCCCGCCGACCGTCTGGATCGGCCTGGCCAACCGCCCCGACTTCGGCACCCGCGACCTGAGCGGGCTGCGCAAGGCGTACTACGGGGCGTCGATCATGCCGGTGCCCGTGCTGGAGCGGCTGCGGGAACGTCTCCCCAAGTTGGGTTTCTACAACTGCTTCGGGCAGAGCGAGATCGGTCCGCTCGCCACCGTCCTCGCCCCCGACGAGCACAAGGGCCGGCTGGACTCCTGCGGGCGCCAGGTCCTGTTCGTGGACGCCCGGGTCGTCGACGAGAACGGCAAGGACGTGCCCGACGGCACGGCCGGCGAAATCGTCTACCGGTCCCCGCAGTTGTGCGAGGGCTACTGGGACAAGCCGGAGGAGACCGCCGCCGCCTTCCGCGACGGCTGGTTCCACTCCGGCGACCTCGCCGTGCGCGACGCCCACGGCTACTTCACGATCGTCGACCGGGTGAAGGACGTCATCAACTCCGGTGGGGTACTGGTCGCTTCCCGCCAGGTCGAGGACGCGCTGTACACCCACGACGCCGTCGCCGAGGCCGCCGTGATCGGCCTGCCCGACGAGAAGTGGATCGAGGTGATCACGGCCGTGGTCGTCCCGCGCGGCGAGGTCACCGAGGAGGAACTCGTCGCCCACGCCCGCGAGAACCTTCCTCACTTCAAGGCGCCGAAGCGGGTGCTGTTCGTGGAGGAACTGCCGCGCAACGCCAGCGGCAAGATCCTCAAGCGGGAGCTGCGCGAACGGTTCGCGTCATGA
- a CDS encoding acyl-CoA synthetase, which translates to MTSTPPAGFWAQAAQDPDRTVLIAPDGAEWSAGRLHAAANRLVHGLRAAGLERGDAFAVVLPNSAEFFTAHLAATQAGFYLVPVNHHLVGPEIAWIVSDSGAKVLLAHERFADQARRAADEAGLPATHRYAVGEVEGFRPYAELLDGQPESPPADRTLGWVMNYTSGTTGRPRGIRRPLPGKLPEEAYLGGFLGIFGVRPFDDNVHLVCSPLYHTAVLQFAGASLHIGHPLVLMDKWTPEEMLRLIDTHRCTHTHMVPTQFHRLLALPADVRARYDVSSMRHAIHGAAPCPDHVKRAMIDWWGTCVEEYYAASEGGGAFATAEDWLKKPGTVGRAWPISELAIFDDDGNRLPPGELGTVYMKMTTGGFAYHKDDDKTRKNRIGDFFTVGDLGVLDEDGYLFLRDRKIDLIISGGVNIYPAEIESALLAHPAVADAAAFGIPHDDWGEQVKAVVEPAPGRVPGPDLAAALLDHCAERLAGYKRPRSIDFITEMPRDPNGKLYKRRLREPYWEGRTRPV; encoded by the coding sequence ATGACCAGCACACCCCCCGCGGGCTTCTGGGCCCAGGCGGCCCAGGATCCCGACCGCACGGTCCTGATCGCGCCGGACGGAGCGGAATGGAGCGCCGGACGCCTGCACGCCGCCGCCAACCGGCTCGTGCACGGACTGCGCGCCGCCGGTCTGGAGCGCGGTGACGCCTTCGCCGTCGTCCTGCCCAACTCGGCCGAGTTCTTCACCGCCCATCTCGCCGCCACCCAGGCCGGCTTCTACCTCGTCCCCGTCAACCACCACCTGGTGGGCCCCGAGATCGCCTGGATCGTCTCCGACTCCGGCGCCAAGGTCCTCCTCGCCCACGAGCGGTTCGCCGACCAGGCGCGCCGGGCCGCCGACGAGGCCGGTCTCCCCGCCACCCACCGGTACGCCGTCGGCGAGGTCGAGGGCTTCCGGCCGTACGCCGAACTCCTCGACGGACAACCGGAGTCGCCGCCCGCCGACCGCACCCTCGGCTGGGTCATGAACTACACCTCGGGCACGACGGGCCGCCCACGCGGCATCCGGCGCCCGCTGCCCGGCAAGCTGCCAGAGGAGGCGTACCTCGGCGGATTCCTCGGCATCTTCGGCGTCCGGCCGTTCGACGACAACGTGCATCTCGTCTGCTCGCCGCTCTACCACACGGCGGTGCTCCAGTTCGCGGGCGCGTCCCTGCACATCGGCCACCCACTGGTCCTGATGGACAAGTGGACGCCCGAGGAGATGCTCCGTCTCATCGACACCCACCGGTGCACCCACACCCATATGGTCCCGACCCAGTTCCACCGGCTGCTGGCCCTCCCGGCGGACGTCCGGGCGCGCTACGACGTGTCGTCCATGCGGCACGCCATCCACGGTGCCGCGCCCTGCCCCGACCATGTGAAGCGGGCGATGATCGACTGGTGGGGCACCTGCGTGGAGGAGTACTACGCGGCCAGCGAGGGCGGCGGCGCCTTCGCCACGGCCGAGGACTGGCTGAAGAAGCCCGGCACGGTCGGCAGGGCCTGGCCCATCAGCGAACTGGCGATCTTCGACGACGACGGCAACCGCCTGCCGCCCGGCGAACTCGGCACGGTCTACATGAAGATGACGACCGGTGGCTTCGCCTACCACAAGGACGACGACAAGACGAGGAAGAACCGCATCGGCGACTTCTTCACCGTCGGCGACCTCGGCGTGCTCGACGAGGACGGCTACCTCTTCCTCCGCGACCGCAAGATCGACCTGATCATCTCGGGCGGCGTCAACATCTACCCCGCCGAGATCGAGTCCGCGCTGCTCGCCCACCCCGCCGTCGCCGACGCCGCCGCCTTCGGCATCCCGCACGACGACTGGGGCGAGCAGGTGAAGGCCGTGGTCGAACCGGCCCCCGGCCGCGTACCCGGACCCGACCTCGCGGCCGCCCTCCTCGACCACTGCGCCGAACGGCTGGCCGGCTACAAGCGCCCCAGGAGCATCGACTTCATCACCGAGATGCCCCGCGACCCCAACGGCAAGCTCTACAAGCGGCGGCTCCGGGAGCCGTACTGGGAGGGACGGACGCGTCCCGTGTGA
- a CDS encoding NAD(P)H-dependent flavin oxidoreductase: MQTELSNQLGVEHAVFGFTPFPAVAAAISRAGGFGVLGAVRYTAPDDLKRDLDWIEAHVDGKPYGLDVVMPAKKVEGVTEADVEAMIPAAHRQFVRETLAKYGVPELAEGEASGWRITGWMEQVARSQLDVAFDYPIRLLANALGSPPADIVARAHEQGVLVAALAGSARHARKHQDGGIDIVVAQGYEAGGHTGEIASMVLTPEVVEAVDPLPVLAAGGIGSGQQVAAALALGAQGVWLGSVWLTTAEADLHSSALTRKLLAAGSGDTVRSRALTGKPARQLRTEWTDAWDADDGPGTLPMPLQGLLVAEAVSRIQKYEVDPLLGTPVGQIVGRMNDVRSVQAVFDDLTRGFERAVDRVNRIAGRSGT, encoded by the coding sequence ATGCAGACGGAGCTGAGCAATCAACTGGGAGTCGAGCACGCCGTCTTCGGCTTCACGCCGTTCCCCGCCGTCGCCGCGGCCATCAGCCGCGCCGGCGGCTTCGGCGTGCTCGGCGCGGTCCGCTACACCGCGCCCGACGACCTCAAACGCGACCTCGACTGGATCGAGGCGCACGTCGACGGCAAGCCGTACGGACTCGACGTCGTCATGCCCGCGAAGAAGGTCGAAGGCGTCACGGAGGCGGACGTCGAGGCGATGATCCCCGCCGCGCACCGGCAGTTCGTGCGGGAGACCCTCGCCAAGTACGGGGTGCCCGAACTGGCCGAGGGCGAGGCGTCCGGATGGCGGATCACCGGCTGGATGGAACAGGTCGCCCGCAGCCAGCTCGACGTCGCCTTCGACTACCCGATCCGGCTGCTGGCCAACGCCCTCGGCTCCCCGCCCGCCGACATCGTCGCCCGCGCCCACGAACAGGGCGTGCTCGTCGCCGCCCTCGCCGGGAGCGCCCGGCACGCCCGCAAACACCAGGACGGCGGCATCGACATCGTCGTCGCCCAGGGCTACGAGGCGGGCGGCCACACCGGCGAGATCGCCTCCATGGTGCTCACCCCCGAGGTCGTCGAGGCCGTCGACCCGCTGCCGGTCCTCGCTGCCGGCGGCATCGGCAGCGGACAGCAGGTCGCCGCCGCCCTCGCGCTGGGCGCCCAGGGCGTGTGGCTCGGATCGGTCTGGCTGACCACCGCCGAGGCCGACCTCCACTCGTCCGCCCTCACCCGCAAACTCCTCGCGGCCGGCTCCGGCGACACGGTCCGCTCCCGCGCCCTCACCGGGAAACCCGCACGCCAGCTGCGTACCGAATGGACCGACGCCTGGGACGCCGACGACGGGCCCGGCACCCTTCCCATGCCGCTCCAAGGCCTGCTCGTCGCCGAGGCCGTCTCGCGCATCCAGAAGTACGAGGTCGACCCCCTGCTCGGCACGCCCGTCGGCCAGATCGTCGGCCGGATGAACGACGTCCGCAGCGTCCAGGCCGTCTTCGACGACCTCACCCGCGGCTTCGAGCGGGCCGTGGACCGCGTCAACCGCATCGCCGGAAGGAGCGGCACATGA
- a CDS encoding helix-turn-helix transcriptional regulator, with amino-acid sequence MDRRELAAFLRGRRERITPADVGLPAGSRRRTPGLRREEVAQLAFISTEYYTRLEQARAPHPSREVLAQIARALRLSDAERDHLHHLAGTPPGPPPGPSREVRQSIVDLLHRLPQAAAIVMSATYEVIAWNALAAALMEDFSALPRRDRNLVRRAFLEPWRGGTRLYSVSDADEFARTAAQHLRGAAARYPGDPELTALIDELLAGSAEFAALWAAHDVAARPTLCKTFDHPLVGLVTVNCDVLDITDRDQRVVIYTAAPGSPSEEALRLLSVVGTQRMTVPG; translated from the coding sequence GTGGACCGACGAGAACTGGCCGCCTTCCTGCGCGGCCGACGCGAGCGCATCACCCCTGCCGACGTGGGGCTGCCCGCCGGCTCGCGCCGGCGCACCCCGGGGCTGCGCCGCGAGGAGGTGGCCCAGCTGGCGTTCATCTCGACCGAGTACTACACCCGCCTGGAGCAGGCCCGCGCCCCGCACCCGTCCCGCGAGGTGCTGGCCCAGATAGCCCGCGCCCTGCGGCTGTCGGACGCCGAGCGCGACCACCTCCACCACCTCGCGGGCACACCGCCCGGACCCCCGCCCGGCCCCTCGCGCGAGGTGCGGCAGAGCATCGTCGACCTGCTGCACCGGCTGCCGCAGGCGGCGGCGATCGTCATGTCGGCGACCTATGAGGTCATCGCCTGGAACGCTCTGGCCGCCGCCCTCATGGAGGACTTCTCCGCCCTGCCGCGGCGGGACCGCAACCTCGTCCGGCGGGCCTTCCTGGAGCCCTGGCGCGGCGGTACGAGGCTGTACAGCGTGTCCGACGCCGACGAGTTCGCCCGGACCGCGGCCCAGCACCTGCGCGGCGCCGCCGCCCGCTACCCGGGCGACCCCGAACTGACCGCGCTGATCGACGAACTCCTCGCCGGCAGCGCCGAGTTCGCCGCGTTGTGGGCGGCCCACGACGTGGCCGCGCGGCCCACGCTGTGCAAGACCTTCGACCACCCCCTCGTCGGACTCGTCACCGTGAACTGCGATGTCCTGGACATCACCGACCGGGACCAGCGGGTGGTCATCTACACGGCCGCCCCGGGCTCGCCGTCCGAGGAGGCGCTGCGGCTGCTGTCGGTCGTGGGCACCCAGCGGATGACCGTGCCCGGCTGA